In Salvia hispanica cultivar TCC Black 2014 unplaced genomic scaffold, UniMelb_Shisp_WGS_1.0 HiC_scaffold_207, whole genome shotgun sequence, the following proteins share a genomic window:
- the LOC125198701 gene encoding uncharacterized RING finger protein C32D5.10-like, with the protein MDETDTEIDDLEFEESSTTRWWPSTMGEVRVDLPAVDPFAQYSNYFVPVVLNPTPLAPSRDPPQGDVLSGFKTRRIDDKDQHEEEVCSICLDNLYSGSATVTVLDCQHEFHPDCIRRWLVDGQNFCPLCKAPAIK; encoded by the coding sequence ATGGACGAGACAGACACAGAGATAGATGatcttgaatttgaagaaagtagtactactagatGGTGGCCATCAACCATGGGAGAAGTTCGTGTGGACTTGCCTGCTGTTGATCCCTTTGCCCAATATTCTAATTACTTTGTTCCTGTCGTCCTAAATCCAACGCCGCTGGCCCCCTCCCGCGATCCGCCCCAAGGCGACGTTCTCTCCGGTTTCAAGACACGTCGCATTGACGATAAGGATCAACATGAAGAAGAGGTTTGTAGCATATGTCTCGACAATCTGTACAGTGGATCGGCGACGGTGACTGTTTTGGACTGCCAACACGAGTTTCACCCGGACTGCATAAGGCGGTGGCTCGTCGACGGCCAGAACTTCTGCCCTCTCTGCAAAGCTCCGGCGATCAAGTGA
- the LOC125198702 gene encoding probable E3 ubiquitin-protein ligase RHG1A, which produces MDETDTEIDDLEFEESSTTRWWPSTMGEVRVALPAVDPFAQYSNYFVPVVLNPTPLAPSRDPPQGDVLSGFKTRRIDDKDQHEEEVCCICLDNLYRGLATVTVLDCQHEFHPDCIRRWLVDGQNFCPLCKAPAIK; this is translated from the coding sequence ATGGACGAGACAGACACAGAGATAGATGatcttgaatttgaagaaagtagtactactagatGGTGGCCATCAACCATGGGAGAAGTTCGTGTGGCCTTGCCTGCTGTTGATCCCTTTGCCCAATATTCTAATTACTTTGTTCCTGTCGTCCTAAATCCAACACCGCTGGCCCCCTCCCGCGATCCGCCCCAAGGCGACGTTCTCTCCGGTTTCAAGACACGTCGCATCGACGATAAGGATCAACATGAAGAAGAGGTTTGTTGCATATGTCTCGATAATCTGTACCGTGGATTGGCGACGGTGACTGTTTTGGACTGCCAACACGAGTTTCACCCGGACTGCATAAGGCGGTGGCTCGTCGACGGCCAGAACTTCTGCCCCCTCTGCAAAGCTCCGGCGATCAAGTGA